The following are encoded in a window of Chitinophagaceae bacterium genomic DNA:
- a CDS encoding DsrE/DsrF/DrsH-like family protein has protein sequence MNENNGAIKKMMIILSKGTLENVYAAFVLANGARMEGIASEIFFTFFGLEAIHKRKLEHLHVATVGNPAMHMPTMLGGLPGMEALASTMMKKEMEKIDMPDVHEFLDILTASGVKLWACKLAMDMFHYKKEDLYEGVEDVITVGDFYKQSQGEGVHMLFV, from the coding sequence ATGAACGAGAATAACGGAGCCATTAAAAAAATGATGATCATTCTATCAAAGGGAACATTGGAGAATGTGTATGCTGCTTTTGTATTGGCCAACGGGGCCCGTATGGAAGGGATCGCATCAGAAATATTCTTTACTTTTTTCGGACTGGAAGCAATTCATAAAAGAAAACTGGAGCACCTGCACGTGGCAACCGTAGGTAACCCTGCCATGCACATGCCAACCATGCTGGGTGGTTTACCCGGTATGGAAGCGCTGGCAAGTACGATGATGAAAAAAGAAATGGAAAAAATTGATATGCCGGATGTGCATGAATTTTTAGATATCCTGACCGCTTCGGGGGTTAAACTGTGGGCATGCAAACTGGCCATGGATATGTTCCATTACAAGAAAGAAGATCTGTATGAAGGTGTGGAGGATGTGATAACCGTGGGGGATTTTTACAAGCAGAGCCAGGGCGAGGGAGTGCATATGCTTTTTGTATAG
- a CDS encoding TusE/DsrC/DsvC family sulfur relay protein → MEKTIAGKQITINEEGYLTDFGQWDECIGEVIAAEAGVALTPRHWEILKYLQKEHSNQVALSIRRIGKSGVLDIKEFYQLFPTAPLKTATKIAGIPKPASCI, encoded by the coding sequence ATGGAAAAAACAATAGCAGGTAAGCAAATTACCATAAACGAAGAAGGTTACCTGACCGATTTTGGTCAATGGGACGAATGCATAGGTGAAGTAATTGCAGCAGAAGCAGGAGTGGCTTTAACCCCGAGGCATTGGGAGATCTTAAAGTACCTGCAAAAGGAACACAGCAACCAGGTGGCACTCAGTATCCGGCGTATTGGTAAAAGCGGCGTATTGGACATTAAAGAGTTCTACCAGTTATTTCCAACAGCCCCATTAAAAACCGCAACAAAAATTGCCGGCATACCCAAACCGGCCAGTTGTATTTAA